GGGCGAGACGACGGTGACCAAGAGCCAGGAGCCGGAGATTCTGCGCACAGCCAAGGAGCTGCAGGTCAAGGGTCTGTACGACAACTTGATGAAGTTCAATCATGCCAGCGTCACGCCCACCTCCAGTTCGGGAGCTGGCGGAGCCAAGCCCCAGAATGGATCAGCATCCAACCACTCCTCATCCGTGATCTCCACATCCACGCACATCTCGCCCAGTGCCGCCATCTCGAGCAGCTGCtcgccaccaccgccgccgcagtTTGGCTATCAGCCGGGCTATAGCCACTAtcctcagcagcagcagatgtcGGCCAGTCAAATTCCGGCCGGTGAGGCTCCACTAACCCCCACCCAGGCCACGCCCCACTCGGCTGCCTCGGGAGCGGGAGAAGCCGGTGGTCAGTGGCCACTGACAccctccgccgccgccgccatgTTGAACTCTGTCTACGAATCAGCCGCCGATATGAATCCTCTCAAGCGCAAGAAGCTGTCGGCCATTTCAAGCATGCTTCTGAGTGGTAATCGAGACACGCCCATCTTGAGAAACGTTCTGGCTCAAGCTAATCCCGCTGACTCCTCGCAACCCGGACCAATGAATGCCAATGGAGAGAAGACGCCCACTCATCCACACCAGAACACCCAGCTTCCTGCCGGATTGGGAGTAAGTGGAGGCGAGCGCAACCACAGCTTCAATGGCTCCGACTACGGCGGCGACAAGGAACCACTTTCGCCTTACACAGATCGATCCTTCGAAGAGGAGACCGGTCAGTCCGGCGGCAAGAAGCCGGAATGGAAGCGGTACAAGCAATATACCAGAGCGGACATGATGTGCGCCATCCAAGCGGTGAGGGAGGGAATGAGTGCCCTGCAGGCGAGCAGGAAGTACGGCCTGCCCAGTCGCACTCTCTACGACAAAGTCCGTAAGCTGAACATCACCACAGGACGTGGCACCCACCGCACACCCAAGCGCAGCCCTCCGGGAGCTGAGTCCTCACAAGGTTTTTCCTATTCCGCTGCGGCAGCCGCTGCTGCCCACAACTACGGTCACGGACATGGCCATCACTCGGAGGTGAAGCGTGATCAAAAGGTGGACCATGTGCCCGCCCATCACGGCATGCCGCCCACCATTCCACCCTCAGCTGCGGCCCTTCTGGATCACGCTTTCCTTCAGCAGGCTCTGGAGAACCGTGGTGGTGACATGGCCGGCCGAGAGGCTCTCCATGCCATGGCCCTGGCCGCAGCGGCCCATGCCGCTGCCAATCGCCTGTCCAGCAGTCCGGCGGAGATGGACCAGCGCTCCAATGGCCACGGCATGCGGTCGCCCAGTCCGCAAGGTCGTCACTACCCGCACGAGCAGGAGGCCATGGACTTGGAGATGGAGAAGCACGAGCAGAATATAATCAAGAGGGAACGCGACCAGGACGAACGTGAAGATGCGGACGATGAGGAGGATCATGAGCAAGAGCACGTGGAGGATCTCTCGCTGGCTAGAAAGGAGCGGCCGCCATCTCCCTACTCGCCCCAGCCAACCGAGGCTGGTGCCGGCGTGATCATGCACGCCAGCAGTGCGTCCGCCAATGGCAAGGATCACGAGGATTACCCATCATCGCCGCAGTTCGTTCCCATGGGCCTGAAGAGGGAGCTGATGGAAGGCGAGGACGCTCAGGCCCGGGCCGACTGATTGACGCTCACCATGGCCTGGCAGTATGCCACGGACAGCCTAGACTCCTTGGAGTAGGCCAGGCTTAGATAGCAACTCCTATTATTCAACCCCAATTAGATCCATCCTTGTGTTACTTTCCTTACTTACCATCGGCGACTCAGGCGCCGACCAGCGTTGGTGAAGCTTTAAACGAAGAAACCTCATCCCAGTCGTTGTGGGAATCATCCGCACCAGCACCTGGCACCCATCGAAAATCAAACCCACACACTAAACTAAATTGTTGTCAGCATCACTTTGTgcctaaaaaacaaaaacgttAGGATATAGATAGTAGGATAGGACAGCATAGAATACATATAGATACCCTTAGGCTAGGCACTCGTAGGCCATCTTTGGAAACCAGCTAGTTGTAGGCCTTAAAACAGTACTCCTGCACCATCCCGGATGCCGGCCAACTGACAAACTAagatatgtgtgcatatgtAAACCCACTTACATAAGACTGAAGGCGGTATCGGGAGGCGGTGGAGGAGCTATCTAAGGACAGAGCAGAAGAGGCTCCCATCAGAATGGTTTAGCGGGTTAGCTACACCTTGTACAACTTTGTTAAATGCCAGtgatttgttttaaaaattattagcaCTAGATTATTTATAACGACCATGCATGTACGTGGCCTTACTTTTATGATTTTCGAATCGAAGAGAGAACAGAAGATCCCACTTGAACAGAACTACCTCAAATAGCGTATCTTTGTTAGCCTCATGTTATCCTGTTAGCGA
This genomic interval from Drosophila mauritiana strain mau12 chromosome 2R, ASM438214v1, whole genome shotgun sequence contains the following:
- the LOC117136687 gene encoding sex determination protein fruitless — its product is MGGPTAPVASSGEVGQTYCLRWNNHQTNLVQILHALHEVGSYVDCSLVVDDEQFQAHRVVLAANSPYFQHILKDVPQDHCSIILPGVKGFEIAALLQYMYTGETTVTKSQEPEILRTAKELQVKGLYDNLMKFNHASVTPTSSSGAGGAKPQNGSASNHSSSVISTSTHISPSAAISSSCSPPPPPQFGYQPGYSHYPQQQQMSASQIPAGEAPLTPTQATPHSAASGAGEAGGQWPLTPSAAAAMLNSVYESAADMNPLKRKKLSAISSMLLSGNRDTPILRNVLAQANPADSSQPGPMNANGEKTPTHPHQNTQLPAGLGVSGGERNHSFNGSDYGGDKEPLSPYTDRSFEEETGQSGGKKPEWKRYKQYTRADMMCAIQAVREGMSALQASRKYGLPSRTLYDKVRKLNITTGRGTHRTPKRSPPGAESSQGFSYSAAAAAAAHNYGHGHGHHSEVKRDQKVDHVPAHHGMPPTIPPSAAALLDHAFLQQALENRGGDMAGREALHAMALAAAAHAAANRLSSSPAEMDQRSNGHGMRSPSPQGRHYPHEQEAMDLEMEKHEQNIIKRERDQDEREDADDEEDHEQEHVEDLSLARKERPPSPYSPQPTEAGAGVIMHASSASANGKDHEDYPSSPQFVPMGLKRELMEGEDAQARAD